The genome window ATTGCGGAGGGCGGTCGCCACGTCGGGATCCGCCGCGCTGAACTCGGACAGATCGCCGAGGGCGCCGACCGGATCCGGCTTGAGGAATTCGGCCAGGTACCGCGGGCCGAGCCTCCCGAGCTTGTAGTTGTACTCCTGGTCGGGTCCGAGGCCCTGGCAGCCGGCGATGGCCAGGAACGCGCAAAGGGCTGCGATCTTGCTGCTGCGAATCATCGTTGGAACAAGATAGCACGGCACCGGGGGGCGACCCATGCCCCCCAAAAAGGGTTGAGACCCCGGTTGGGTCCGGGGCCTCAGGGTGCAGGGGTTGGGTTGGGGTTGGGGATGAAAAGCTTTTCAGGATTGGCTACCTGATGGTCGTTATGTCGCCCGCAAACCAGAGGGCGCTGCGCCATTTAACCAATTGCGAAAGAAGATTTGCCGACCCGCCAAAGCGCCGGCAGCGAGCCTTTAACAAACTTGACAATGGCCGGCTCGATCCGCTCGCCAGGCCGGTTTTAGACTGTTAAACTCTCGGGATGAAGATTTCGCTGTTCGTGCGGAACCTCCTGTTCGCCGAAAAGCTGATCGGCGCCGCGGTGGCGGCCGGCCACGAGGTCTCCCTGCTGGATCCCGGCTTCCCGGCCACCGGGCCCGGTCCCGACCTGCTGGTCCTGGATCTCTCCGAAGCCGACTGGCAGCAAGCGGTCGCGTGGGCGCATAGTCAGCCTGCCAGGCCCAGGCTCCTGGGGTTTGGCCCGCACGTGCGAGCCGACCTCTTCGCGGCGGCGCGCGCCGCGGGCGTCGACCGCAGTGTCGCGAATTCCCGGTTGGCCGACGATCCGGCCGGACTCATGGAAGCGGTGGCGCGAGGGTAGCTTCCGGGGCCCGTTCGGCCGCAAGGGAATCGGCGGCGACCTGGCGGGCGAGTGCTTGCGCGGCCGCTTCCGTGCCCCCGGCCGAGGCGAGATCCGCCGCCTCGCCGGCCGTCAGGCGAACCGCGAGGGCGTTGGTCTGCTCGGCCAGGCGCCCGAGTTCGTCGGCGCTCCGTACCGGCACGCTGACGCCCCGTTCGCCCCGGGCGATTCGCTCCAGGGCGTCGGTCACCTCTTTGAGGCCCAGGAGCAGGTCATGCGAGAGGATCTGCTTGAAGATCAGCGCCACCAGGAACGATCCGCCAAGCGCCAGGGCCATCATCCCGACCATGGACTGGAGGTGGAAGTAGCCCTGGGCGGGACTCGTGAGGATGTCGATGGACTTGACGTAGGCCACGGCCGCCATGAGGCCCGACGCCACGGGGCCGGCCAGCACGAACGTGATGAGCAGGCGACTGTCGAGCGTCTGGCGCCGCACCGCGTACTGCGCGACGCGGCCGTCGGGGAAGAGCGTCGGGAAGTAGGGGCGGACGGCGCGGTCGGTCGCGACCCAGATCGCGATGGCCACGAGCGGCGTGAAGACGCCGACGCCCGCCAGCATGGCGCTGAGCAGGCGATCGACGGATTCGTGGTTCTGCCAGTGGAGCATCGCCACGCCGGCCACGACATTGGCGAGCCATTGCACGAGCGCCATCCCGGCCGAGTAAGTGGCTTGCCCCAGCAACTGCCGGCGGGCGGTGGACGCTTCCGGCTCGGGGCAAGGCTCGCCCCTCTCGGCCGCCAGCAACGCGCGCTCGTAGACGGCCGTGCGCGGCACCGCCAGGGCGAGGGGAACCAGGAGAAACAGCGGCAGCGGGCCCGTGAGCCAGAAGGTGAAGAGCGACCGGAAGGCGTCCTGGTACTGGACCACGCTCGCCGACAAGAACGCGACGAAGCCAGCGGCCGCGCACACGTGTACCAGCACCTGCAGTGCGGCCACGCGGGCGACGAACTTCCACCCGGCGGACATCAGGATTCCCCTGCCTCTCTCCGTAGTGTCATGTTCCCCTCAGTGGAAATCCCCAAACGGCCCGCGCCGGAGCGGCCGGCGAGCCGATCCCGGCCATTCATTGAATGTCCACGACGGCGGCCGTGCCGCGGGCCCGGATGTCGGGCTGCTGAACGGCTTCGACGGTCGGCGGCGGCACGTTGAAGGTGCCCTCGACCCGAGGCCGCAGGGCGTAGGCGAACTCGTGCCGGCCGGGCGGCAGGTCCGGCACGTCCAGGATCACCGCGTCCGGGGACTCGGCCTGGTGCCAGGCGGACCGCCCCGGGACCCGGACGGCCGCGGCTCCCGCGGGGAGCGGATCGGTGATGCGCACGAAGCGCAA of Candidatus Tanganyikabacteria bacterium contains these proteins:
- a CDS encoding HAMP domain-containing protein, whose amino-acid sequence is MSAGWKFVARVAALQVLVHVCAAAGFVAFLSASVVQYQDAFRSLFTFWLTGPLPLFLLVPLALAVPRTAVYERALLAAERGEPCPEPEASTARRQLLGQATYSAGMALVQWLANVVAGVAMLHWQNHESVDRLLSAMLAGVGVFTPLVAIAIWVATDRAVRPYFPTLFPDGRVAQYAVRRQTLDSRLLITFVLAGPVASGLMAAVAYVKSIDILTSPAQGYFHLQSMVGMMALALGGSFLVALIFKQILSHDLLLGLKEVTDALERIARGERGVSVPVRSADELGRLAEQTNALAVRLTAGEAADLASAGGTEAAAQALARQVAADSLAAERAPEATLAPPLP